From the Euphorbia lathyris chromosome 6, ddEupLath1.1, whole genome shotgun sequence genome, one window contains:
- the LOC136233486 gene encoding large ribosomal RNA subunit accumulation protein YCED homolog 1, chloroplastic, giving the protein MSFAVFTPSICSSSLVSQPQLHNLHHQRTSPSNPSFLIVDHKCLCLGSNMVSLCKTSRINSLRNLKFTARNSMDSTGQKLSDVSLKWDDQDQEQEDPEDLESPWEGAIIYKRNPSISHLEYCTTLERLGLQTLSTEVSKSRASIMGLRVTKAVKDYPLGTPVQISIDVTRKKKKLRLDGMIKTVITLACNRCGEATAESIYSNLGILLSEEAISEPDIINMGVMFGEDKYRSGAGFGEEEEDEDDSSVDWDDRLYFPPEEKEIDISKNIRDLIHIEITLNAICGPSCKGLCLKCGTNLNTSTCRCNEEKVEEKGYGPLKDLKAQMQPKG; this is encoded by the exons ATGTCTTTTGCAGTATTCACACCCTCAATATGTTCATCATCACTTGTTAGCCAACCGCAATTACATAATTTGCACCATCAGAGAACTTCTCCATCAAATCCAAGCTTTTTGATTGTTGACCACAAATGTCTATGTCTAGGGAGTAATATGGTAAGTTTGTGTAAAACATCTAGAATCAATTCACTTAGAAATCTCAAGTTCACTGCAAGAAATTCCATGGACTCTACTGGTCAAAAGTTGTCTGATGTATCTTTGAAATGGGatgatcaagatcaagagcaaGAAGACCCTGAAGACTTGGAGTCACCATGGGAAGGTGCAATTATCTACAAGAGAAACCCTTCAATTTCACATTTAGAGTATTGTACAACCTTGGAGAGGCTCGGGCTACAAACTCTTTCAACTGAGGTTTCAAAATCGAGAGCTTCAATTATGGGATTACGTGTAACAAAAGCTGTGAAGGATTACCCGCTTGGAACTCCTGTTCAGATTTCCATTGATGTgacaaggaagaagaaaaagctaAGGCTTGATGGTATGATCAAGACTGTCATCACTCTAGCTTGCAATAG GTGTGGTGAGGCAACCGCTGAGAGCATATACTCCAACTTGGGTATTTTACTAAGTGAGGAGGCGATTTCAGAACcagatattataaatatgggagTGATGTTTGGTGAAGATAAATATAGATCGGGTGCGGGATTTGGcgaggaagaagaagacgagGATGATAGTTCAGTTGATTGGGATGATAGGTTGTATTTTCCTCCAGAAGAAAAGGAAATTGATATTTCAAAGAACATAAGAGACTTGATACATATAGAAATTACACTAAATGCAATATGTGGTCCAAGTTGCAAAGGTTTATGTTTAAAGTGTGGGACTAATTTGAACACTAGCACTTGTAGGTGTAACGAAGAGAAGGTTGAAGAGAAAGGTTATGGCCCTCTTAAAGATTTAAAAGCACAAATGCAGCCAAAAGGTTAG